Proteins from a genomic interval of Xiphias gladius isolate SHS-SW01 ecotype Sanya breed wild chromosome 23, ASM1685928v1, whole genome shotgun sequence:
- the irf2 gene encoding interferon regulatory factor 2 — MPVERMRMRPWLEEQINSCQIPGLKWVNKEKRIFQIPWMHAARHGWDLEKDAPLFMRWAIHTGKYQPGIDRPDPKTWKANFRCAMNSLPDIEEVKDKSNKKGTNAFRVYKMLSSTERSLKKGKKKTDKEGRPKGNKEVASPSPDRTLLEANAGPIDYSKQELIKQEVVKQEAVELTVTDSASAIHSSVEDHVITSEQLPFVCQTIEVTTENEEQTVSSSHSYPLQISPVSSCCGSDIDSDTEDSKVGVSAVWRRDYNTTVLRVPTCSLPGMATFVNANKPNFRVTSTRDPAPLISYHNDGWMPAYAQNSLVSPAPSHTHEMRASVIMKTSDVTSS; from the exons ATGCCAGTAGAAAGAATGAGGATGCGACCGTGGTTAGAGGAACAAATCAACTCCTGTCAGATACCTGGACTCAAATGGGTAAATAAA GAAAAGAGAATCTTTCAGATCCCATGGATGCATGCTGCACGCCATGGCTGGGACCTTGAGAAAGATGCTCCACTCTTCATGAGATGGGCCATACACACTG GTAAATACCAGCCAGGCATAGACCGTCCAGATCCAAAGACGTGGAAGGCTAATTTCCGCTGTGCCATGAACAGCCTGCCAGACATCGAAGAAGTGAAggacaaaagcaacaaaaagggAACTAATGCCTTCAGAGTTTATAAGATGCTCTCCTCCACAGAGAGAAGCTTGAAAAAAG gaaaaaagaagacagacaaagaggggAGGCCCAAGGGAAATAAAGAg GTAGCTTCTCCATCTCCAGACAGGACTCTTCTCGAAGCTAATGCTGGGCCTATTGACTATTCCAAACAGGAACTGATCAAACAGGAAGTGGTCAAGCAGGAAGCAGTAGAGCTAACAGTGACAGACAGTGCCTCAG CCATTCACAGTTCAGTAGAAGACCACGTGATCACGAGCGAGCAGCTGCCATTCGTCTGTCAGACAATAGAAGTAACCACTGAGAATGAAGAGCAGACGGTTAGCTCCTCCCACTCGTACCCGCTCCAAATTTCTCCTGTGTCTTCATGCTGTG GCAGTGACATAGACAGTGACACAGAAGACTCTAAAGTG GGTGTCAGTGCAGTGTGGAGGCGGGACTACAACACAACGGTTCTCAGGGTTCCTACATGTTCTCTTCCTGGCATGGCCACTTTTGTCAACGCGAACAAGCCCAACTTCAGGGTCACCAGCACGCGAGACCCAGCCCCACTCATCAGCTACCACAACGATGGCTGGATGCCGGCCTACGCCCAGAACTCTCTCGTGTCTCCGGCGCCCAGCCACACCCACGAGATGCGTGCAAGTGTCATCATGAAAACCTCTGATGTTACCTCCTCGTGA